A window of Oncorhynchus tshawytscha isolate Ot180627B linkage group LG10, Otsh_v2.0, whole genome shotgun sequence contains these coding sequences:
- the frrs1a gene encoding putative ferric-chelate reductase 1 isoform X2 — MLEMGGRLWTIQLLVQTLCLTSVAAFSNGKVTEACGSMMPKHGHAPNTTHAPYTLAVNVTEFSSGDCIQVTISGTTYFEGFLLEARNASNPDSDAVGSFILTNPKTTQLLQCGHTPFSSVGCGQQKSCLLDPVGCDPEKDPSCFFLSFAPKGQTVVFELSGPSDGYIAFALSHDTWMGDDDMYLCVRDDSLVDVSAAYVKGRSYPQEASENVLTDVAWRLADGVIQCQFRRQVLVPQDPTRFSLDAQYYLFMAYGEAENGEVHRHDRQPLISSQQSVINGPAEILNGSRSPLLMKFHSVLMLIAWMLAGSTGTFLASYFKPDWPERTLFGQRIWFQVHRGLMILTVLLTCVAFTLPFIYRGGWSKHAGAHPYLGCTVLALALLQPIMATLRPPPDSSRRWVFNWLHWGAGTVAEIMAVAAMFLGMGQQSVLLPHSWRLVVLAGFLAWVVLLRVLLGLHKKGYIKTRFCDFVSKASDTDQQRILADDSEDSTWDAWFKIVALLAFVIGNSGFLISFIHTISGL; from the exons ATGCTGGAG ATGGGTGGGAGGCTATGGACCATCCAGTTGTTAGTTCAgactctttgtttgacatcagtTGCTGCCTTCTCCAATGGAAAAGTGACTGAAGCCTGTGGGAGTATGATGCCAAAACACGGCCATGCCCCCAATACCACCCACGCTCCCTACACTCTGGCTGTCAATGTCACTGAATTCAGTTCTGGAGATTGCATCCaag TTACCATATCTGGAACAACATACTTCGAGGGATTCCTGCTCGAGGCTCGGAATGCATCCAATCCGGACTCTGACGCTGTCGGCTCCTTCATCCTGACCAATCCTAAAACCACACAACTGTTGCAATGTGGCCACACTCCG TTCAGCTCAGTGGGCTGTGGCCAACAGAAGTCCTGCCTGTTGGACCCAGTGGGATGTGACCCGGAAAAAGATCCATCGTGCTTCTTCCTGTCGTTCGCCCCCAAGGGTCAGACTGTGGTGTTTGAGCTCAGTGGGCCCTCAGATGGCTACATTGCCTTTGCCCTCTCCCATGACACATGGATG GGGGATGATGACATGTACCTATGTGTGAGGGATGACAGCTTGGTGGATGTGAGCGCAGCTTATGTCAAAGGAAGGTCCTACCCACAGGAGGCCTCTGAG AATGTTCTTACAGATGTGGCCTGGAGATTGGCGGATGGAGTCATTCAGTGTCAGTTTCGTCGACAAGTTCTTGTCCCACAGGACCCGACCCGGTTTAGTCTGGACGCACAGTACTACCTGTTCATGGCATACGGTGAAGCTGAAAACG GCGAGGTGCACAGGCATGACCGCCAACCCCTCATATCCTCACAGCAGTCGGTCATCAACGGCCCAGCAGAGATTCTCAATGGCTCTCGATCACCACTTCTCATGAAATTTCACA GCGTTCTGATGTTAATTGCCTGGATGTTGGCTGGAAGCACGGGTACTTTCCTAGCCAGCTACTTCAAGCCTGATTGGCCAGAGAGAACACTGTTTGGTCAGAGAATTTGGTTCCAG GTGCATCGAGGGTTGATGATATTAACAGTGCTGCTTACCTGTGTGGCCTTcactcttcccttcatctacagaGGAGGTTGGAGTAAG CATGCTGGGGCCCATCCCTACCTGGGATGTACTGTACTAGCCCTGGCTCTCCTTCAGCCTATCATGGCCACTCTCAGACCTCCCCCTGACTCCTCCAG GAGGTGGGTGTTTAATTGGCTGCATTGGGGAGCTGGCACTGTTGCTGAGATTATGGCTG TGGCGGCCATGTTTTTGGGGATGGGCCAGCAATCTGTGCTCCTGCCTCACTCCTGGCGCCTGGTGGTTCTGGCTGGGTTCCTGGCATGGGTCGTTCTCTTGAGGGTGCTTCTTGGGCTCCATAAAAAAGGCTACATTAAAACAC GATTTTGTGACTTTGTTTCCAAAGCGAGTGACACTGATCAGCAACGGATTCTTGCTGACGACTCAGAGGACAGCACTTGG GATGCATGGTTCAAAATTGTTGCCCTTCTTGCCTTTGTTATTGGGAATAGTGGGTTCCTGATCAGCTTCATTCACACCATCAGTGGATTGTGA
- the frrs1a gene encoding putative ferric-chelate reductase 1 isoform X1, with protein sequence MLEMGGRLWTIQLLVQTLCLTSVAAFSNGKVTEACGSMMPKHGHAPNTTHAPYTLAVNVTEFSSGDCIQVTISGTTYFEGFLLEARNASNPDSDAVGSFILTNPKTTQLLQCGHTPDSAVSHTSDARQTQIVVIWKAPQNSPAAVKFLVTVVAHYKTFWVKIPGPVVSQSGVTPIPPKPTTPSTTIKTSTPSVLPRPFSSVGCGQQKSCLLDPVGCDPEKDPSCFFLSFAPKGQTVVFELSGPSDGYIAFALSHDTWMGDDDMYLCVRDDSLVDVSAAYVKGRSYPQEASENVLTDVAWRLADGVIQCQFRRQVLVPQDPTRFSLDAQYYLFMAYGEAENGEVHRHDRQPLISSQQSVINGPAEILNGSRSPLLMKFHSVLMLIAWMLAGSTGTFLASYFKPDWPERTLFGQRIWFQVHRGLMILTVLLTCVAFTLPFIYRGGWSKHAGAHPYLGCTVLALALLQPIMATLRPPPDSSRRWVFNWLHWGAGTVAEIMAVAAMFLGMGQQSVLLPHSWRLVVLAGFLAWVVLLRVLLGLHKKGYIKTRFCDFVSKASDTDQQRILADDSEDSTWDAWFKIVALLAFVIGNSGFLISFIHTISGL encoded by the exons ATGCTGGAG ATGGGTGGGAGGCTATGGACCATCCAGTTGTTAGTTCAgactctttgtttgacatcagtTGCTGCCTTCTCCAATGGAAAAGTGACTGAAGCCTGTGGGAGTATGATGCCAAAACACGGCCATGCCCCCAATACCACCCACGCTCCCTACACTCTGGCTGTCAATGTCACTGAATTCAGTTCTGGAGATTGCATCCaag TTACCATATCTGGAACAACATACTTCGAGGGATTCCTGCTCGAGGCTCGGAATGCATCCAATCCGGACTCTGACGCTGTCGGCTCCTTCATCCTGACCAATCCTAAAACCACACAACTGTTGCAATGTGGCCACACTCCG GATTCAGCTGTCAGTCACACAAGTGATGCCAGACAGACACAAATCGTGGTAATCTGGAAAGCTCCCCAAAACTCACCCGCCGCTGTCAAATTTCT TGTGACCGTAGTGGCTCATTACAAGACTTTCTGGGTGAAAATCCCCGGTCCTGTTGTGTCTCAGAGTGGGGTAACTCCCATCCCACCTAAACCCACCACACCTTCCACTACCATAAAGACGTCAACTCCCTCTGTGTTGCCCAGACCA TTCAGCTCAGTGGGCTGTGGCCAACAGAAGTCCTGCCTGTTGGACCCAGTGGGATGTGACCCGGAAAAAGATCCATCGTGCTTCTTCCTGTCGTTCGCCCCCAAGGGTCAGACTGTGGTGTTTGAGCTCAGTGGGCCCTCAGATGGCTACATTGCCTTTGCCCTCTCCCATGACACATGGATG GGGGATGATGACATGTACCTATGTGTGAGGGATGACAGCTTGGTGGATGTGAGCGCAGCTTATGTCAAAGGAAGGTCCTACCCACAGGAGGCCTCTGAG AATGTTCTTACAGATGTGGCCTGGAGATTGGCGGATGGAGTCATTCAGTGTCAGTTTCGTCGACAAGTTCTTGTCCCACAGGACCCGACCCGGTTTAGTCTGGACGCACAGTACTACCTGTTCATGGCATACGGTGAAGCTGAAAACG GCGAGGTGCACAGGCATGACCGCCAACCCCTCATATCCTCACAGCAGTCGGTCATCAACGGCCCAGCAGAGATTCTCAATGGCTCTCGATCACCACTTCTCATGAAATTTCACA GCGTTCTGATGTTAATTGCCTGGATGTTGGCTGGAAGCACGGGTACTTTCCTAGCCAGCTACTTCAAGCCTGATTGGCCAGAGAGAACACTGTTTGGTCAGAGAATTTGGTTCCAG GTGCATCGAGGGTTGATGATATTAACAGTGCTGCTTACCTGTGTGGCCTTcactcttcccttcatctacagaGGAGGTTGGAGTAAG CATGCTGGGGCCCATCCCTACCTGGGATGTACTGTACTAGCCCTGGCTCTCCTTCAGCCTATCATGGCCACTCTCAGACCTCCCCCTGACTCCTCCAG GAGGTGGGTGTTTAATTGGCTGCATTGGGGAGCTGGCACTGTTGCTGAGATTATGGCTG TGGCGGCCATGTTTTTGGGGATGGGCCAGCAATCTGTGCTCCTGCCTCACTCCTGGCGCCTGGTGGTTCTGGCTGGGTTCCTGGCATGGGTCGTTCTCTTGAGGGTGCTTCTTGGGCTCCATAAAAAAGGCTACATTAAAACAC GATTTTGTGACTTTGTTTCCAAAGCGAGTGACACTGATCAGCAACGGATTCTTGCTGACGACTCAGAGGACAGCACTTGG GATGCATGGTTCAAAATTGTTGCCCTTCTTGCCTTTGTTATTGGGAATAGTGGGTTCCTGATCAGCTTCATTCACACCATCAGTGGATTGTGA
- the si:ch211-153l6.6 gene encoding uncharacterized protein si:ch211-153l6.6 isoform X2, translated as MQIDESNRDPPHTPTETQICSLSKSNLNYSRRVAAWLSSPLVSVVQIICRRLGKLEMISFWLLCWRLLRATAGVKTIKGNEVIEGCSAIDTPQEKEKEQESHSGAIAMETSQLSEMANLTDYKMDSGETEDQRHLLSESEEECDRESFAEYRGTRENLKTSVDEPDEDDESGEVNREEETHNFETGRNDFSLTQLLNSSSIFGSEPVCEVEDLLAQGHLGNSSPSEVTVTQESILEQRIREEVSSDVSTGSCHDPDRDDLSDCLQVEMAIVSSDSEADDQWRSTFASTVNKEEGCDGNAQEALEKDRAAGEAENGAKGETGDGPHVLEQPDCPTECEIQDMPSGKFQGLSKIPEDEEEVSQGRTHKVSRSTSASSSASSDPDKKVPKDYCVIQEMKSKNISTEHVDFQGARKQWRQMEEQTQGEVQVHQPTVRQQGMCQGGHSAMYTPVRNIDRPRRDPEIDSLALGDFQHTQFSPFSEDSGLDDFSYRSLYEDSDNPVEREIRQTIEREENFRREREIAKQGQAGESSAHLKTRPTTLYPGKYGKGLCHEVEEKRKMFESSDPGCRPLRSPNAKNPTVSISTSPSPTPRGATYHEMTAQNVIILEPDSYPTSPRHHTRGSLLSPGPSRYSEWPLETSANVIILETSNLIIRSASEFCLSSASCQETQESTFVNNPFFKLRSRSSMSLVDQEIKMVKQREEEWRRQKSQMQTREKYDTILVSPNLLDNLCFDKAEVPLKCVSSPSSPSRTRKLDRSALSCDHRFYR; from the exons AGAGCCACAGCTGGAGTGAAGACGATAAAGGGGAATGAAGTGATTGAGGGCTGCAGTGCTATCGACACTCcacaagagaaagaaaaagaacaaGAATCCCACTCTGGGGCCATAGCCATGGAGACCAGCCAGCTTTCAGAGATGGCGAACCTAACAGACTATAAAATGGATTCTGGGGAAACAGAGGACCAGAGACACCTGCTTAGCGAAAGCGAGGAAGAATGTGACCGAGAATCTTTCGCAGAATACAGAGGAACAAGAGAGAACTTAAAAACGTCAGTGGATGAACCGGACGAAGATGATGAAAGTGGTGAggtgaacagagaggaggagactcaCAACTTTGAGACTGGACGAAATGATTTCAGTCTAACACAGTTACTCAACTCCTCAAGTATATTTGGTAGTGAACCCGTTTGCGAGGTGGAAGACCTGCTTGCACAAGGTCACCTGGGCAACTCTTCTCCATCAGAAGTGACGGTGACACAAGAGTCCATCTTGGAGCAGCGCATCCGAGAGGAGGTCTCCTCAGATGTCTCAACAGGGTCCTGTCACGACCCTGACCGAGACGACCTGAGTGACTGTCTCCAGGTAGAAATGGCCATCGTGTCATCAGACAGCGAGGCTGACGACCAGTGGAGGTCCACTTTTGCCTCTACAGTCAACAAGGAGGAAGGTTGTGATGGAAATGCTCAAGAGGCCCTCGAGAAGGACAGAGCCGCAGGGGAGGCAGAGAATGGGGCCAAGGGTGAAACTGGAGATGGTCCTCACGTTCTTGAACAACCCGATTGCCCGACAGAATGCGAGATCCAAGACATGCCCTCTGGCAAGTTCCAGGGCTTATCCAAAATtccagaggatgaagaagaggtCAGCCAAGGCAGGACTCACAAAGTGAGTCGTTCTACATCTGCAAGCTCTTCTGCAAGCTCTGACCCCGACAAGAAGGTTCCTAAAGACTACTGTGTGATACAAGAAATGAAGAGCAAAAACATTAGTACAGAGCATGTGGACTTCCAGGGGGCTCGGAAGCAGTGGCGTCAAATGGAGGAACAGACCCAAGGAGAGGTCCAGGTCCACCAGCCCACTGTCAGGCAGCAGGGGATGTGCCAGGGAGGTCACAGCGCCATGTACACACCCGTCAGGAACATTGACCGACCCAGGAGGGACCCCGAAATTGACAGCCTTGCCCTTGGTGACTTTCAACACACTCAGTTCAGCCCATTTTCAGAAGACTCAGGTTTGGATGACTTCAGCTACAGGTCCCTTTACGAGGACTCAGACAACCCTGTCGAAAGGGAGATACGACAGACCATAGAGCGTGAGGAGAACTTCaggcgtgagagagagattgCCAAACAGGGTCAAGCTGGAGAATCATCTGCACATTTGAAAACCCGACCAACTACTCTCTACCCCGGCAAGTACGGCAAAGGCctttgccatgaggtggaagAGAAACGGAAGATGTTTGAGTCTAGTGATCCCGGATGCAGGCCTTTGAGGTCTCCCAACGCAAAGAACCCAACAGTCTCCATATCCACCTCCCCATCGCCCACACCAAGGGGTGCAACCTACCATGAGATGACCGCCCAAAATGTTATCATCCTGGAGCCGGACTCCTACCCCACCAGCCCGAGGCACCACACCCGGGGATCCTTGCTATCTCCGGGGCCCAGCAGGTACAGTGAGTGGCCCTTGGAGACGTCAGCCAATGTAATCATTTTGGAGACGTCCAACCTGATCATCCGGAGTGCCTCTGAGTTCTGCCTGAGCTCGGCCTCCTGCCAGGAGACCCAGGAGAGCACATTTGTCAACAACCCCTTCTTCAAGCTGCGCTCGCGGAGCTCCATGTCCCTGGTGGACCAGGAGATTAAGATGGtgaagcagagggaggaggagtggaggaggcagAAGAGCCAGATGCAGACCAGGGAGAAGTACGACACCATCCTGGTGTCCCCAAACCTCCTTGATAACCTGTGCTTTGATAAAGCAG AAGTGCCACTGAAATGTGTGTCTTCCCCTTCATCACCATCAAGGACTCGAAAGCTGGACCGCTCCGCCCTGTCATGTGACCATAGG TTTTACAGGTGA
- the si:ch211-153l6.6 gene encoding uncharacterized protein si:ch211-153l6.6 isoform X3, which produces METSQLSEMANLTDYKMDSGETEDQRHLLSESEEECDRESFAEYRGTRENLKTSVDEPDEDDESGEVNREEETHNFETGRNDFSLTQLLNSSSIFGSEPVCEVEDLLAQGHLGNSSPSEVTVTQESILEQRIREEVSSDVSTGSCHDPDRDDLSDCLQVEMAIVSSDSEADDQWRSTFASTVNKEEGCDGNAQEALEKDRAAGEAENGAKGETGDGPHVLEQPDCPTECEIQDMPSGKFQGLSKIPEDEEEVSQGRTHKVSRSTSASSSASSDPDKKVPKDYCVIQEMKSKNISTEHVDFQGARKQWRQMEEQTQGEVQVHQPTVRQQGMCQGGHSAMYTPVRNIDRPRRDPEIDSLALGDFQHTQFSPFSEDSGLDDFSYRSLYEDSDNPVEREIRQTIEREENFRREREIAKQGQAGESSAHLKTRPTTLYPGKYGKGLCHEVEEKRKMFESSDPGCRPLRSPNAKNPTVSISTSPSPTPRGATYHEMTAQNVIILEPDSYPTSPRHHTRGSLLSPGPSRYSEWPLETSANVIILETSNLIIRSASEFCLSSASCQETQESTFVNNPFFKLRSRSSMSLVDQEIKMVKQREEEWRRQKSQMQTREKYDTILVSPNLLDNLCFDKAEVPLKCVSSPSSPSRTRKLDRSALSCDHRFPESLSPGPRKKNAMAQRWEAGLFVNHEKE; this is translated from the exons ATGGAGACCAGCCAGCTTTCAGAGATGGCGAACCTAACAGACTATAAAATGGATTCTGGGGAAACAGAGGACCAGAGACACCTGCTTAGCGAAAGCGAGGAAGAATGTGACCGAGAATCTTTCGCAGAATACAGAGGAACAAGAGAGAACTTAAAAACGTCAGTGGATGAACCGGACGAAGATGATGAAAGTGGTGAggtgaacagagaggaggagactcaCAACTTTGAGACTGGACGAAATGATTTCAGTCTAACACAGTTACTCAACTCCTCAAGTATATTTGGTAGTGAACCCGTTTGCGAGGTGGAAGACCTGCTTGCACAAGGTCACCTGGGCAACTCTTCTCCATCAGAAGTGACGGTGACACAAGAGTCCATCTTGGAGCAGCGCATCCGAGAGGAGGTCTCCTCAGATGTCTCAACAGGGTCCTGTCACGACCCTGACCGAGACGACCTGAGTGACTGTCTCCAGGTAGAAATGGCCATCGTGTCATCAGACAGCGAGGCTGACGACCAGTGGAGGTCCACTTTTGCCTCTACAGTCAACAAGGAGGAAGGTTGTGATGGAAATGCTCAAGAGGCCCTCGAGAAGGACAGAGCCGCAGGGGAGGCAGAGAATGGGGCCAAGGGTGAAACTGGAGATGGTCCTCACGTTCTTGAACAACCCGATTGCCCGACAGAATGCGAGATCCAAGACATGCCCTCTGGCAAGTTCCAGGGCTTATCCAAAATtccagaggatgaagaagaggtCAGCCAAGGCAGGACTCACAAAGTGAGTCGTTCTACATCTGCAAGCTCTTCTGCAAGCTCTGACCCCGACAAGAAGGTTCCTAAAGACTACTGTGTGATACAAGAAATGAAGAGCAAAAACATTAGTACAGAGCATGTGGACTTCCAGGGGGCTCGGAAGCAGTGGCGTCAAATGGAGGAACAGACCCAAGGAGAGGTCCAGGTCCACCAGCCCACTGTCAGGCAGCAGGGGATGTGCCAGGGAGGTCACAGCGCCATGTACACACCCGTCAGGAACATTGACCGACCCAGGAGGGACCCCGAAATTGACAGCCTTGCCCTTGGTGACTTTCAACACACTCAGTTCAGCCCATTTTCAGAAGACTCAGGTTTGGATGACTTCAGCTACAGGTCCCTTTACGAGGACTCAGACAACCCTGTCGAAAGGGAGATACGACAGACCATAGAGCGTGAGGAGAACTTCaggcgtgagagagagattgCCAAACAGGGTCAAGCTGGAGAATCATCTGCACATTTGAAAACCCGACCAACTACTCTCTACCCCGGCAAGTACGGCAAAGGCctttgccatgaggtggaagAGAAACGGAAGATGTTTGAGTCTAGTGATCCCGGATGCAGGCCTTTGAGGTCTCCCAACGCAAAGAACCCAACAGTCTCCATATCCACCTCCCCATCGCCCACACCAAGGGGTGCAACCTACCATGAGATGACCGCCCAAAATGTTATCATCCTGGAGCCGGACTCCTACCCCACCAGCCCGAGGCACCACACCCGGGGATCCTTGCTATCTCCGGGGCCCAGCAGGTACAGTGAGTGGCCCTTGGAGACGTCAGCCAATGTAATCATTTTGGAGACGTCCAACCTGATCATCCGGAGTGCCTCTGAGTTCTGCCTGAGCTCGGCCTCCTGCCAGGAGACCCAGGAGAGCACATTTGTCAACAACCCCTTCTTCAAGCTGCGCTCGCGGAGCTCCATGTCCCTGGTGGACCAGGAGATTAAGATGGtgaagcagagggaggaggagtggaggaggcagAAGAGCCAGATGCAGACCAGGGAGAAGTACGACACCATCCTGGTGTCCCCAAACCTCCTTGATAACCTGTGCTTTGATAAAGCAG AAGTGCCACTGAAATGTGTGTCTTCCCCTTCATCACCATCAAGGACTCGAAAGCTGGACCGCTCCGCCCTGTCATGTGACCATAGG TTCCCAGAATCACTCTCCCCAGGACCGAGGAAAAAGAATGCCATGGCTCAGAGATGGGAGGCAGGACTATTTGTCAACCATGAAAAAGAGTAA
- the si:ch211-153l6.6 gene encoding uncharacterized protein si:ch211-153l6.6 isoform X1 encodes MQIDESNRDPPHTPTETQICSLSKSNLNYSRRVAAWLSSPLVSVVQIICRRLGKLEMISFWLLCWRLLRATAGVKTIKGNEVIEGCSAIDTPQEKEKEQESHSGAIAMETSQLSEMANLTDYKMDSGETEDQRHLLSESEEECDRESFAEYRGTRENLKTSVDEPDEDDESGEVNREEETHNFETGRNDFSLTQLLNSSSIFGSEPVCEVEDLLAQGHLGNSSPSEVTVTQESILEQRIREEVSSDVSTGSCHDPDRDDLSDCLQVEMAIVSSDSEADDQWRSTFASTVNKEEGCDGNAQEALEKDRAAGEAENGAKGETGDGPHVLEQPDCPTECEIQDMPSGKFQGLSKIPEDEEEVSQGRTHKVSRSTSASSSASSDPDKKVPKDYCVIQEMKSKNISTEHVDFQGARKQWRQMEEQTQGEVQVHQPTVRQQGMCQGGHSAMYTPVRNIDRPRRDPEIDSLALGDFQHTQFSPFSEDSGLDDFSYRSLYEDSDNPVEREIRQTIEREENFRREREIAKQGQAGESSAHLKTRPTTLYPGKYGKGLCHEVEEKRKMFESSDPGCRPLRSPNAKNPTVSISTSPSPTPRGATYHEMTAQNVIILEPDSYPTSPRHHTRGSLLSPGPSRYSEWPLETSANVIILETSNLIIRSASEFCLSSASCQETQESTFVNNPFFKLRSRSSMSLVDQEIKMVKQREEEWRRQKSQMQTREKYDTILVSPNLLDNLCFDKAEVPLKCVSSPSSPSRTRKLDRSALSCDHRFPESLSPGPRKKNAMAQRWEAGLFVNHEKE; translated from the exons AGAGCCACAGCTGGAGTGAAGACGATAAAGGGGAATGAAGTGATTGAGGGCTGCAGTGCTATCGACACTCcacaagagaaagaaaaagaacaaGAATCCCACTCTGGGGCCATAGCCATGGAGACCAGCCAGCTTTCAGAGATGGCGAACCTAACAGACTATAAAATGGATTCTGGGGAAACAGAGGACCAGAGACACCTGCTTAGCGAAAGCGAGGAAGAATGTGACCGAGAATCTTTCGCAGAATACAGAGGAACAAGAGAGAACTTAAAAACGTCAGTGGATGAACCGGACGAAGATGATGAAAGTGGTGAggtgaacagagaggaggagactcaCAACTTTGAGACTGGACGAAATGATTTCAGTCTAACACAGTTACTCAACTCCTCAAGTATATTTGGTAGTGAACCCGTTTGCGAGGTGGAAGACCTGCTTGCACAAGGTCACCTGGGCAACTCTTCTCCATCAGAAGTGACGGTGACACAAGAGTCCATCTTGGAGCAGCGCATCCGAGAGGAGGTCTCCTCAGATGTCTCAACAGGGTCCTGTCACGACCCTGACCGAGACGACCTGAGTGACTGTCTCCAGGTAGAAATGGCCATCGTGTCATCAGACAGCGAGGCTGACGACCAGTGGAGGTCCACTTTTGCCTCTACAGTCAACAAGGAGGAAGGTTGTGATGGAAATGCTCAAGAGGCCCTCGAGAAGGACAGAGCCGCAGGGGAGGCAGAGAATGGGGCCAAGGGTGAAACTGGAGATGGTCCTCACGTTCTTGAACAACCCGATTGCCCGACAGAATGCGAGATCCAAGACATGCCCTCTGGCAAGTTCCAGGGCTTATCCAAAATtccagaggatgaagaagaggtCAGCCAAGGCAGGACTCACAAAGTGAGTCGTTCTACATCTGCAAGCTCTTCTGCAAGCTCTGACCCCGACAAGAAGGTTCCTAAAGACTACTGTGTGATACAAGAAATGAAGAGCAAAAACATTAGTACAGAGCATGTGGACTTCCAGGGGGCTCGGAAGCAGTGGCGTCAAATGGAGGAACAGACCCAAGGAGAGGTCCAGGTCCACCAGCCCACTGTCAGGCAGCAGGGGATGTGCCAGGGAGGTCACAGCGCCATGTACACACCCGTCAGGAACATTGACCGACCCAGGAGGGACCCCGAAATTGACAGCCTTGCCCTTGGTGACTTTCAACACACTCAGTTCAGCCCATTTTCAGAAGACTCAGGTTTGGATGACTTCAGCTACAGGTCCCTTTACGAGGACTCAGACAACCCTGTCGAAAGGGAGATACGACAGACCATAGAGCGTGAGGAGAACTTCaggcgtgagagagagattgCCAAACAGGGTCAAGCTGGAGAATCATCTGCACATTTGAAAACCCGACCAACTACTCTCTACCCCGGCAAGTACGGCAAAGGCctttgccatgaggtggaagAGAAACGGAAGATGTTTGAGTCTAGTGATCCCGGATGCAGGCCTTTGAGGTCTCCCAACGCAAAGAACCCAACAGTCTCCATATCCACCTCCCCATCGCCCACACCAAGGGGTGCAACCTACCATGAGATGACCGCCCAAAATGTTATCATCCTGGAGCCGGACTCCTACCCCACCAGCCCGAGGCACCACACCCGGGGATCCTTGCTATCTCCGGGGCCCAGCAGGTACAGTGAGTGGCCCTTGGAGACGTCAGCCAATGTAATCATTTTGGAGACGTCCAACCTGATCATCCGGAGTGCCTCTGAGTTCTGCCTGAGCTCGGCCTCCTGCCAGGAGACCCAGGAGAGCACATTTGTCAACAACCCCTTCTTCAAGCTGCGCTCGCGGAGCTCCATGTCCCTGGTGGACCAGGAGATTAAGATGGtgaagcagagggaggaggagtggaggaggcagAAGAGCCAGATGCAGACCAGGGAGAAGTACGACACCATCCTGGTGTCCCCAAACCTCCTTGATAACCTGTGCTTTGATAAAGCAG AAGTGCCACTGAAATGTGTGTCTTCCCCTTCATCACCATCAAGGACTCGAAAGCTGGACCGCTCCGCCCTGTCATGTGACCATAGG TTCCCAGAATCACTCTCCCCAGGACCGAGGAAAAAGAATGCCATGGCTCAGAGATGGGAGGCAGGACTATTTGTCAACCATGAAAAAGAGTAA